One region of Bosea sp. 29B genomic DNA includes:
- a CDS encoding (2Fe-2S)-binding protein produces MPRLSAATRHRVGFTLNGKPVAVEAEPRLLATDALRYGLGATGTHVGCEHGVCGACTILIDGAPARACLTLAVQLEGREVTTVEGLAPAQDRLSVLQAAFRRHHALQCGFCTAGILISLDAFLREQPEPSERELREVVGGHLCRCTGYTPIIAAAREAAALLRQASQSTAAETLDV; encoded by the coding sequence GAGCGCCGCCACCCGCCACCGCGTCGGCTTCACGCTGAACGGCAAGCCCGTCGCGGTCGAGGCCGAGCCACGCCTGCTCGCGACCGACGCGCTGCGTTACGGCCTCGGCGCGACCGGCACCCATGTCGGCTGCGAGCACGGCGTCTGCGGCGCCTGCACCATCCTGATCGACGGGGCGCCGGCCCGCGCCTGCCTGACGCTCGCCGTCCAGCTCGAAGGCCGGGAGGTTACCACGGTCGAGGGCTTGGCGCCGGCGCAGGATCGCCTTTCGGTGCTGCAGGCCGCCTTCCGGCGTCACCACGCATTGCAGTGCGGCTTCTGCACCGCCGGCATCCTGATTTCGCTCGACGCCTTCCTGCGCGAGCAGCCGGAGCCGAGTGAGCGGGAGCTGCGCGAGGTTGTCGGCGGGCATCTCTGCCGCTGCACCGGCTACACCCCGATCATCGCCGCCGCGCGCGAGGCCGCTGCCCTGCTGCGCCAGGCATCTCAGTCCACCGCCGCGGAAACCCTCGATGTTTGA
- a CDS encoding AMP-binding protein: MFDLGTSFTASVARTPDALAIVDGEVRLSYAQWLARISSLVAAFDGIGLKPGDHFVTIMQNRWEAASLHWACQFAGLIMTPINWRAKPDEIDFVLENAGARAIAFEAVSAAAMAESALAANLPRIAVGSDAGPADFSFGEMIAKEAPTATPRASAEDWSLMLYTSGTTAKPKGVPRRHRAERMAALAHVAQNLYGSGECTLGVMPFYHTMGVRSLLAMSLIGGTFVCLPRFDAARALELIEAERVSNLYLVPTLYHDVVHHQRFAGSDVSSVRKLGFAGAPMTDGLLGKLTEAFKPELFVNHYGSSEIYTFTIDQNAAAKPGCAGKAGLNQLIRVVRLGAASAAELARPGEEGEIVALAASDEAFEGYWRRPEADAKSLRDGWYFTGDTGYFDEDGDLFVTGRVDDMIITGGENVSPVDIESCLSLHPAVSEVAVVGLPDERWGKIVVAFVQRASAVTAEALDRHCKISGLANFKRPRRYEFVKAIPKSPVGKLLRRQLVAGDYEPERPDLAAE, encoded by the coding sequence ATGTTTGACCTCGGGACCAGCTTCACCGCCAGCGTGGCCCGCACTCCCGACGCACTCGCCATCGTCGATGGCGAGGTCCGCCTGAGCTATGCGCAATGGCTGGCGCGGATCTCCTCGCTCGTCGCCGCCTTCGACGGCATCGGGCTCAAGCCCGGCGACCATTTCGTCACCATCATGCAGAACCGCTGGGAAGCGGCGAGCCTGCACTGGGCCTGCCAGTTCGCCGGGCTGATCATGACGCCGATCAACTGGCGGGCGAAGCCGGACGAGATCGATTTCGTGCTGGAGAATGCCGGCGCCAGGGCGATCGCCTTCGAGGCCGTCTCCGCCGCCGCCATGGCCGAGAGCGCGCTCGCCGCAAACCTGCCGCGGATCGCGGTCGGCAGCGATGCCGGCCCTGCAGACTTCAGCTTCGGCGAGATGATCGCCAAGGAGGCGCCGACCGCGACGCCTCGCGCTTCGGCCGAAGACTGGTCGCTGATGCTCTACACCTCCGGCACCACGGCCAAGCCGAAGGGTGTGCCGCGGCGGCACCGGGCCGAGCGCATGGCCGCGCTCGCCCATGTCGCGCAGAACCTCTACGGCAGCGGCGAATGCACGCTCGGCGTGATGCCGTTCTATCACACGATGGGAGTGCGCTCGCTGCTGGCGATGTCGCTGATCGGCGGCACGTTCGTCTGCCTGCCGCGCTTCGATGCGGCACGGGCGCTGGAGCTGATCGAGGCCGAGCGCGTCAGCAATCTCTATCTCGTGCCGACGCTCTACCACGACGTTGTTCACCACCAGCGCTTTGCCGGGAGCGACGTCTCCTCGGTTCGCAAGCTCGGCTTCGCCGGTGCGCCGATGACCGACGGGCTGCTCGGTAAACTGACCGAGGCGTTCAAGCCCGAGCTGTTCGTCAATCATTACGGCTCGTCGGAGATCTATACCTTCACCATCGACCAGAACGCCGCGGCGAAGCCGGGCTGCGCCGGCAAGGCCGGGCTCAACCAGCTCATCCGCGTGGTCCGGCTTGGCGCGGCTTCGGCTGCTGAGCTGGCCCGACCCGGCGAGGAGGGCGAGATCGTCGCGCTCGCCGCCAGCGACGAGGCCTTCGAGGGTTATTGGCGCCGGCCGGAGGCCGACGCCAAGTCGCTGCGCGACGGTTGGTACTTCACCGGCGACACCGGTTATTTCGACGAGGACGGCGATCTCTTTGTCACCGGCCGCGTCGACGACATGATCATCACCGGCGGCGAGAACGTCTCGCCGGTCGACATCGAGAGCTGTCTGTCGCTGCACCCGGCCGTGTCGGAAGTCGCCGTGGTCGGCCTGCCGGACGAGCGCTGGGGCAAGATCGTCGTCGCCTTCGTACAGCGTGCCTCGGCTGTGACGGCCGAGGCACTCGACCGGCACTGCAAGATCTCCGGCCTCGCCAATTTCAAGCGCCCGCGCCGCTACGAGTTCGTCAAGGCGATCCCGAAATCGCCGGTCGGCAAGCTGCTGCGCCGCCAGCTCGTTGCCGGCGACTACGAGCCCGAGCGACCCGATCTCGCCGCCGAATGA